TTTTCATGCTACATTCCCTCAAAACAATCTCAAAGATAACTATAAAACTCCATTATCTACTACCAAACCAAACCTCCATAGTTTTCTCATACTTCCCACCCTTCTTCACACATGGCACTATTTCACATTAAACCCCTTCTTTATGtctatatttatataacatTCCACAATTTCTCTAACTGTATTCTTACATCCAAATTTTGGGTAttattaactattaaaaattatattattacgACACTATTTGGGAAATTCTTCGTTAGACATTTTGTGATTTATGCTTTGACTTCTATATCTAATTTCCTAGTAATTTCTAACCAATTTTCACTATTACATCAGATTATGTATTTTGGTATAAGCGAATGTGATGGGTtaagtttttgaatttttattaaagtCAATAACACGATTCTATCTTCAAGAAATATTCGTCTGGTGGtaatattctattaaaaatgtCATATCAGTAATAAAAACAGTCAAAGAATTGAGGAGCTCGAGACTATTTCTTCATcatacttctctctctctctctctctctctctcttgcttgGCTGATAAGCAGTCTCTGACTATCCGTTTCAAATCGAATTTTCTATTCATTTATATAACTAGATCCTCTCTGTTGCTTCCCTATCTTTTCATCGTAAGTGCCTCCTCTCTTTAGTTACTATTCATTTAaatgatgaatttaattttgtaGTAGCATACAATGCATTATCTCTTTGTTAATTACTTATCTTACTTATGATTTTGGTAAATGTGAGTTTAGTCGAAGTTTCTTTCAATATCTCGGGGATTAACTCGAAAGACTAAAGCGTGAAGAAATAGATAAGACAAAAGAAGATTACATACGAATATAGAGTTGAGAGTGATGGATGGTTATTAATTAATCTAAGTTTCGTTTTTATATCATTGATATCGGTTTGATTCGCCTCATCATTCTTATTAATTAGGATATGACTctgatttagatatatatattggaAAGCTACCAATTGGCTACATTCTTTAATAATTGACGTAGTGCATATAACATATtcaagcaaaataaaaaaaattcatcccAACTTCATGAAAGCCTGTGGTGGAGTCTAGAGGGTTGAGCATTTACATCAATTATTGATTTAATCGTCTGAACATAAAGTTCAGCCAGATATTTGTCAAAGCgaatatttatttctcttttattttttctaaccAAATATTTTGATGTGATCCAACTCAGTTTTACTATGGTATATCATTTCTTTATTTACCCATTGTTTCATTAAAATCGtattttcgtttataaaccTTTAATGATGAAATAATATTACATAACAGAGTCTTAAATTAAACCATAAAAACAGTGACCAATTCCGACTTATAGAAGACGCTAGTGTTGATGGTGACCATTAATAGCATTAATCACACGATTTATCTGAATGTTTTACATTATTGCTTAAAAAAGTCTCCACGCAATTTAAACTAATGAAGACGCGTTCGAATATTTGtgacaataattttaaaaccaaacatggcatttctataaaagataaacCTCTTCCTTTTGTAATGGTGAAAAAATCGTGTGTTCTTAACGttaattatgttatatattatgacaaaaattataattagcAAAAACAAGAAACACATAGAtgctaattataaaaaaaaaaacacatctaATACTCCATTATGTTGTCGTTTTATTTCTCATCTCATGTCATTCAAATTTTAGGgcagaatatatataaaagcttTTTATTAACACTATAATAGAATCTTAGACTAGAGAAACACATAGATGCTAATCATTCAAATCTTTcaaagaaaatcaagaaaagGTAGTCGAGTCCTCTAATCAGTATTATCCCacataatcaaatattttgaaccATATAAAAGCTAACATTAGATACTAAAATGGACATTTAAAATGAAGACAAAacatattatacttttatttatataggcTATTGATACAAGTAGAAATGCAATACAGCATCAGAAAAAACCTGATACAACAAGCCCCACTTCACTTCCTTAATTTTGTTGAACATCCCCGAAAGAAAGGAACAATCATATGAAGCAACAAACAGAAATACAACTAATGTTTTACCCGCAACAAACAGAAATACAACTAATGTTTTACCCGCAAAAAAAACACATCTAATGCTCAAAATCCGACCTCAactcttttttaattttatagaaattgataaacaaaaaaaaaacttggcgCAATCCTCTCAGAAAATAGGAAAACAACACTTAGTTTTCAAACCAATGCCACCACGACTCGTTGTCCCAACATCTTCACCTCCTTGACCATCATCAAACAAAGACCAAGACCCTTTCTTAGAACCAGACACTCTTAGACGATTCTCAGAGAGCCACTTGGCTTGCATGTATCTCTTACTCCTCCACGGTGGTCTAGACATTCCTTCTTCCTTCATCGATTTTTTCATCTCATTACAAACCAACGAAACAACTCTTTTGAGTCTCACTTCTGACGCAACAAATATTGTCGGAAGTATCTCAGTCACGTCTTTGTAACATCTTGTCTGTTTCACCAGCTCGAACTGAGATTTGaaatcaagatcaatgatcacaCGTCTCAGCTTGTTTGCATCATCACCGTCGCGATCACTAGCCACCATGACGTCAATGAACTCGTACTTTCTTGTGCAACGAAACACTCTACATCCTGTTGTGACATTTccacaaaacaacaaaaaaaattaaaattttgacttTCTCTAACTTTCAAAAATCAAAGGAAAAATTCTTCAACTTTGCAaagattaaacagattaatacttttcttaattttcttttataaaaaaatgtgatATTTTGTTATTACCTTCAAGCGGATCAAAAGAAGAGTCCCACGAGGTTCTAGAGATAAAAGCATCGTAGCCGTCAGATCTAAGCTTAGAGACAATCCTTTTCATCACATCTTTCTTCTCATCGTCTCCTTTGTATGataattttcttcttctaataaACGACTTTATCTCCTCTTCAATCTCcttctctttttctccttttgtCCCAAAAATATCCTGTAAATATATCTATTAAGTTTTATACAAAAACGAGAGATAGAAAATGCATTGAAGGAAGGATGAGAATAAATATAGTAGACCTGAAGAGTGATAAGAACTTTTGAAGGTTCCTCCACATCATCGGAGGCGACGATGATCGGAGACTCAATGTAATCGATCACAAGCTTCTCCAAATCTTCTTCTCCTAAGCTCCCCATCTTGAATATTCTCACCTTTCTCTtatggttcttcttcttttctcaacaacagagagaaaatgagtgttttttttggttatttgtgAAGTAACCAAGAGATGAAAATGTTCAGAGAGAAAAAAGAGCAGGAGCAAAATTATTTATAGAGGTTGTAGATACCGTTGATGTCTTGTGACAGCCTTATCCATTTCTTGTTTTGCAATATTATATGAATTGTCTGATTATTCGTTccctttttaaaaaagtttgttGTTAATGCTTTATTTTATCTCTGAACGTGAGCGGTGAGACCTTGATCTATATGGTTTCACttctttgaacaatttttttctcttttctcagAAATACATTAATTTTGATGTCATACGTGACGGTAGCAAAAGTCGTTTCATGTCATACGTGATGGTTGAAAAAGTCGTTTCCTGTCATTTTCCACTTGTCATATATTCGATATACTGTATTAGGAGtggatattttaaataaaaattcagtcTGAAGATAACTTATTTAAGTCTTGATTTTCATTGAGAAATCAAATAGCTTAGTTTTTTTGGTATGAAAAGCTTAGGTTAATTCAACGAAAAAGATTGTTTATAGAAAACAATTATAagtttcattaatattttaaagtattatGATGTGTATAAAGTAGttatgaaaatagaaaaatatattaacttaggAACTGTTGATCAAAACTAAAAGGTATCCATATTatttgagtaaaaaaaaatatgtttgattCGGACCGATCTGCTGATTAAGCGATCTGCCTCGCGAGTCTATTCAATTATCAAAGTAGACATATACAATATCATAATTTGATTAATGTAGGTTTACTATTGATCAACCTTGTTGTAACATATTTGGAAGCAAGATTGTCTTATGTTGCCCATTCAAACCTATGATAGCTAATCCatattataactttttataGATTTGGCTTACACGACGACGACACAtgcatgtgtgtgtgtgtgtgtacatactaatcaaaatgataaaatgtTGTCATGAAGAT
This Brassica napus cultivar Da-Ae chromosome C6, Da-Ae, whole genome shotgun sequence DNA region includes the following protein-coding sequences:
- the LOC106395297 gene encoding uncharacterized protein LOC106395297, with protein sequence MGSLGEEDLEKLVIDYIESPIIVASDDVEEPSKVLITLQDIFGTKGEKEKEIEEEIKSFIRRRKLSYKGDDEKKDVMKRIVSKLRSDGYDAFISRTSWDSSFDPLEGCRVFRCTRKYEFIDVMVASDRDGDDANKLRRVIIDLDFKSQFELVKQTRCYKDVTEILPTIFVASEVRLKRVVSLVCNEMKKSMKEEGMSRPPWRSKRYMQAKWLSENRLRVSGSKKGSWSLFDDGQGGEDVGTTSRGGIGLKTKCCFPIF